The following proteins are encoded in a genomic region of Streptomyces lunaelactis:
- a CDS encoding ABC transporter ATP-binding protein: MAAANQGWARRLAGYAWRYRRNVVLALGSSLAGMAVMALVPLITKVVIDDVIGDSTGSIGLWTGLLIASALVVYALTFVRRYYGGRLALDVQHDLRTDIFGTITRLDGRKQDELSTGQVVGRATSDLQLIQGLLFMLPMTIGNILLFLISLVIMAWLSLPLTLIAIAVAPALWFIAKRSRTRLHPATWYAQSQAAAVAGVVDGAVSGVRVVKGFGQEDQETGKLREVGRKLFAGRLRTIRLNSRYTPALQAVPALGQVAMLALGGWLATRGQITLGTFVAFSTYLAQLVGPVRMLAVVLTVGQQARAGVERVLELVDTEPTMREGTKELPADAPATVEFDDVTFGYDEERPVLDGFSLEIRQGETVAVVGSSGSGKSTVSLLLPRFYDVLHGAVLVGGHDVRELTFDSLRAAIGLVPEDSFLFSETVRTNIAYGKPDATDEEIDTAARAAQADRFIAELPDGYNTKVGEHGLTLSGGQRQRIALARAILTDPRLLLLDDATSAVDARVEHEIHEALRGVMAGRTTLLIAHRRSTLNLADRIAVLDGGRLAGIGTHEELVRSSALYRRLLTDPDELGGVSPGHSTPSDVLGPEPREDHTVRDELDAEFDVERGITPRLWVREENTGESAAPGATPELLAQVEALPPATDTPEIDEARAVRAEQSYGLRRLLRGFGLPLLVSLLLVAIDAGMSLLLPVLIRHGIDQGVTQLALGAVWAASALALVSVFVQWAAQIGETRMTGRTGERVLYSLRLKIFAQLQRLGLDYYERELTGRIMTRMTTDVDALSTFLQTGLVTAFVSVVTFFGIMVALLFIDLQLALVVFATLPLLIVGTFFFRRKSVKAYELARERISVVNGDLQESVSGLRIVQAFRRERDGRDRFAARSDSYRRARVRGQWLISVYFPFVQLLSSVAAAAVLIVGAGRIEAGTLTTGALVAFLLYIDLFFAPVQQLSQVFDGYQQATVSLGRIQELLQEPTSTAEAKEPLDVLSLRGDIAFENVDFAYGASDAPEEALTGIDLRIPAGQTVAFVGETGAGKSTLVKLVARFYDPTSGRITADGRDLRELDLTAYRHRLGVVPQEAYLFEGTVRDAIAYGRPGASDAEVEAAARAVGAHDMIATLDGGYLHEVSERGRNLSAGQRQLIALARAELVDPDILLLDEATAALDLATEAQVNQATDRLTGRRTTLVVAHRLTTAARADRVILMDAGQAVEDGTHDELLALGGRYAALWRTFIGEDEPAAV, encoded by the coding sequence GTGGCGGCGGCGAATCAGGGGTGGGCGCGGCGGCTGGCCGGTTACGCCTGGCGGTACCGGCGCAATGTCGTGCTCGCCCTCGGGTCCTCGCTGGCCGGTATGGCCGTCATGGCGCTCGTCCCGCTGATCACCAAAGTCGTCATCGACGACGTGATCGGTGACAGCACAGGTTCCATCGGTCTCTGGACCGGGCTGCTGATCGCGTCGGCCCTCGTCGTCTACGCCCTCACCTTTGTCCGCCGCTACTACGGCGGCCGCCTCGCGCTGGATGTCCAGCACGATCTCCGTACCGACATATTCGGAACGATCACCCGCCTCGACGGCCGGAAGCAGGACGAGCTGTCCACCGGACAGGTCGTCGGCCGCGCGACCAGCGACCTTCAGCTCATCCAGGGCCTGCTCTTCATGCTCCCGATGACCATCGGGAACATCCTGCTCTTCCTCATCTCCCTGGTGATCATGGCGTGGCTGTCGCTGCCGCTCACCTTGATCGCGATCGCCGTCGCTCCCGCCCTCTGGTTCATCGCCAAGCGCAGCCGCACCCGGCTGCATCCCGCCACCTGGTACGCGCAGAGCCAGGCGGCCGCCGTCGCGGGCGTCGTCGACGGTGCCGTCTCGGGCGTACGCGTGGTCAAGGGCTTCGGCCAGGAGGACCAGGAGACCGGCAAGCTGCGCGAGGTCGGCCGCAAGCTCTTCGCGGGCAGGCTGCGCACCATCAGACTCAACTCCCGCTACACCCCGGCCCTCCAGGCCGTCCCCGCGCTCGGGCAGGTCGCGATGCTGGCGCTCGGTGGCTGGCTGGCCACACGCGGCCAGATCACCCTGGGTACGTTCGTCGCCTTCTCCACCTATCTCGCTCAGCTCGTCGGCCCGGTCCGGATGCTCGCCGTGGTGCTGACCGTAGGACAGCAGGCGCGCGCCGGCGTGGAGCGTGTACTGGAGCTGGTCGACACCGAGCCGACGATGCGGGAAGGCACGAAGGAGCTGCCGGCGGACGCGCCCGCGACCGTCGAGTTCGACGATGTGACCTTCGGCTACGACGAGGAGCGCCCGGTCCTCGACGGCTTCTCGCTGGAGATCCGGCAGGGCGAGACCGTCGCGGTCGTCGGCTCGTCGGGCAGCGGCAAGTCCACCGTCTCGCTGCTGCTGCCGCGCTTCTACGACGTGTTGCACGGCGCGGTCCTCGTCGGTGGCCACGATGTGCGCGAGCTGACCTTCGACTCGCTGCGGGCCGCCATCGGGCTCGTGCCGGAGGACAGCTTCCTCTTCTCCGAGACCGTGCGCACGAACATCGCGTACGGGAAGCCAGACGCGACCGACGAGGAGATCGACACCGCGGCGCGCGCCGCCCAGGCCGACCGTTTCATCGCGGAGCTGCCGGACGGCTACAACACCAAGGTCGGCGAGCACGGCCTCACCCTCTCCGGCGGCCAGCGCCAGCGCATCGCGCTCGCCCGCGCGATCCTCACCGACCCCCGGCTGCTGCTCCTCGACGACGCCACCTCCGCCGTTGACGCGCGCGTCGAGCACGAGATCCACGAGGCCCTGCGCGGCGTCATGGCGGGGCGTACGACCCTGCTGATCGCCCACCGGCGCTCCACCCTCAACCTCGCCGACCGGATCGCCGTCCTGGACGGCGGCCGGCTCGCCGGCATCGGCACCCACGAGGAGCTGGTGCGGAGCTCGGCGCTGTACCGGCGGCTGCTGACCGACCCGGACGAGCTCGGCGGCGTATCGCCGGGACACTCGACTCCGTCGGACGTCCTTGGACCCGAACCGCGGGAGGACCACACCGTACGGGACGAGCTCGACGCCGAGTTCGACGTCGAGCGCGGCATCACGCCCCGGCTGTGGGTACGTGAGGAGAACACCGGAGAGTCCGCGGCCCCCGGCGCCACCCCCGAACTGCTCGCCCAGGTCGAGGCGCTGCCGCCGGCCACCGACACCCCCGAGATCGACGAGGCGCGCGCCGTACGGGCCGAGCAGTCGTACGGGCTGCGCCGGCTGCTGCGCGGCTTCGGACTGCCGCTGCTCGTCAGCCTGTTGCTGGTCGCCATCGACGCGGGCATGTCGCTGCTGCTCCCCGTCCTGATCCGGCACGGCATCGACCAGGGCGTCACACAGCTCGCGCTCGGCGCGGTCTGGGCGGCCTCCGCCCTCGCGCTGGTCTCGGTGTTCGTGCAGTGGGCCGCGCAGATCGGCGAGACCCGGATGACGGGCCGCACCGGCGAGCGCGTTCTCTACTCCCTGCGTCTGAAGATCTTCGCGCAGCTCCAGCGGCTCGGACTCGACTACTACGAGCGCGAGTTGACCGGCCGGATCATGACCCGTATGACGACGGACGTGGACGCCCTGTCCACGTTCCTGCAGACCGGACTGGTCACCGCGTTCGTCTCGGTCGTCACCTTCTTCGGCATCATGGTCGCGCTCCTCTTCATCGATCTGCAGCTGGCGCTGGTGGTCTTCGCGACCCTGCCGCTGCTGATCGTCGGCACGTTCTTCTTCCGCCGCAAGAGCGTGAAGGCGTACGAGCTGGCCCGCGAGCGCATCAGCGTCGTCAACGGCGACCTCCAGGAGTCCGTGTCCGGGCTGCGGATCGTCCAGGCGTTCCGGCGCGAGCGCGACGGCCGGGACCGGTTCGCCGCCCGCAGCGACAGCTACCGCCGGGCCCGCGTGCGCGGCCAGTGGCTGATCTCCGTCTACTTCCCCTTCGTGCAGCTGCTGTCGTCGGTGGCCGCCGCGGCCGTGCTGATCGTGGGCGCGGGCCGGATCGAGGCGGGCACCCTCACCACCGGCGCCCTGGTCGCGTTCCTCCTCTACATCGATCTGTTCTTCGCGCCGGTGCAGCAGCTCTCCCAGGTCTTCGACGGTTACCAGCAGGCGACGGTCTCGCTGGGCCGTATCCAGGAGCTGCTCCAGGAGCCGACATCGACCGCCGAGGCGAAGGAACCCCTCGACGTGCTCTCGCTGCGCGGCGACATCGCCTTCGAGAACGTCGACTTCGCCTACGGAGCCTCCGACGCGCCCGAGGAGGCCCTCACCGGCATCGATCTGCGGATCCCGGCCGGCCAGACCGTCGCTTTCGTCGGCGAGACCGGCGCGGGCAAGTCGACGCTGGTCAAGCTGGTCGCGCGGTTCTACGACCCGACGAGCGGCAGAATCACCGCGGACGGCCGGGACCTGCGCGAGCTCGATCTGACGGCATACCGGCACCGCCTCGGCGTCGTCCCCCAGGAGGCGTACCTCTTCGAGGGCACGGTCCGGGACGCCATCGCGTACGGCCGCCCCGGCGCGAGCGACGCCGAGGTGGAGGCCGCGGCCCGTGCCGTCGGCGCCCACGACATGATCGCCACCCTGGACGGCGGCTACCTCCACGAGGTCTCCGAGCGCGGCCGGAATCTCTCGGCCGGCCAGCGCCAGCTGATCGCCCTGGCCCGCGCCGAGCTCGTCGACCCGGACATCCTGCTGCTCGACGAGGCGACCGCGGCCCTGGACCTGGCCACCGAGGCCCAGGTCAACCAGGCCACGGACCGCCTCACTGGCCGGCGCACCACGCTGGTCGTGGCACACCGCCTGACCACGGCGGCCCGCGCGGACCGGGTGATCCTGATGGACGCCGGACAGGCGGTCGAGGACGGCACGCACGACGAACTGCTGGCGCTCGGCGGCCGGTACGCGGCGCTGTGGCGGACCTTCATAGGTGAGGACGAACCCGCGGCGGTGTGA
- a CDS encoding serine hydrolase, with translation MTHHRVRGRAARRARGAAAVLAAATLVPLAAATAPAAAATPQVACTSQKAGLAAKLTADITAALAGRRSTTAVLLNDRVSKTSCVLRPDQKYDSASVVKVTVLAALLQEAQIQKRGFTQREFTLASDMITKSDNAATSALWKQLGTTKIKRFLTAAGMTQTVPGANGYWGLTQINARDEQKQLAALTVKNTVLSDANRSYALKLMSKVITSQRWGTPAGAPATATVQVKNGWLSRATHGWRVHSIGAFTGNGHDYTITVLTQDNATMKDGVNTIQAVARAIHKDLNPAASALTAFVPPAAPQEAVPASPQSPAVPLITAVPSPRT, from the coding sequence ATGACTCACCACCGAGTACGCGGCCGCGCCGCGCGCCGCGCACGTGGCGCCGCCGCAGTCCTGGCCGCCGCGACGCTCGTGCCACTCGCCGCGGCCACGGCGCCCGCGGCCGCCGCGACACCGCAGGTCGCCTGCACCTCGCAGAAGGCGGGCCTCGCCGCCAAGCTCACCGCCGACATCACCGCGGCGCTCGCCGGCCGCCGGTCGACGACCGCCGTGCTGCTCAACGACCGGGTCAGCAAGACCAGTTGTGTGCTGCGTCCGGACCAGAAGTACGACTCGGCCAGCGTGGTCAAGGTGACCGTGCTCGCCGCTCTCCTGCAGGAAGCGCAGATCCAGAAGCGCGGATTCACCCAGCGTGAGTTCACTCTGGCGAGCGACATGATCACGAAGTCGGACAACGCCGCCACCAGCGCGCTGTGGAAGCAGCTCGGCACCACCAAGATCAAGCGCTTCCTCACGGCGGCCGGAATGACGCAGACCGTCCCCGGCGCCAACGGCTACTGGGGACTCACCCAGATCAACGCGCGTGACGAGCAGAAGCAGCTCGCCGCGCTGACCGTGAAGAACACCGTGCTCAGCGACGCCAACCGGTCGTACGCCCTCAAGCTGATGAGCAAAGTCATCACCTCCCAGCGCTGGGGCACCCCGGCCGGGGCACCGGCAACCGCCACCGTCCAGGTGAAGAACGGCTGGCTGTCGCGGGCCACGCACGGCTGGCGCGTGCACAGCATCGGCGCCTTCACCGGCAACGGCCACGACTACACGATCACCGTCCTCACCCAGGACAACGCCACCATGAAAGACGGCGTGAACACCATCCAGGCGGTCGCCCGCGCGATCCACAAGGACCTCAACCCCGCGGCGTCCGCGCTCACGGCCTTCGTGCCGCCCGCAGCGCCCCAGGAAGCGGTCCCGGCGTCCCCCCAGTCGCCCGCCGTCCCGCTGATCACGGCCGTGCCGAGTCCTAGGACCTGA
- a CDS encoding STM4013/SEN3800 family hydrolase, which translates to MIDAAEIIRTGTSILFLTLDSLRYDVARNALDDGLTPRMASLLPEGGWERRHTPGSFTLPAHMAFFSGFLPKLPQPEQPPRLWECRPPAFKTVAKETFVFEASNLLNGLAEHGYRSVCMGGVTYFSRETPLGSVLPDMFDEDHWRPEFCSPEMDSTRHQVDQALQIAAKYDGRPLYLFVNVSATHVPHGHYLGDSRDTLASQRAALAYADDHLGRLISALTAKQRWLIIMCADHGDAFGEDGFHGRGIAHPVVMNVPFAAMVR; encoded by the coding sequence GTGATCGACGCAGCCGAGATCATCCGGACCGGTACCAGCATCCTGTTCCTCACCCTCGACTCGTTGCGGTACGACGTGGCCCGCAACGCTCTCGACGACGGGCTGACGCCACGTATGGCGAGCCTGCTGCCCGAGGGAGGCTGGGAGCGTCGACACACACCCGGCAGTTTCACGCTCCCAGCGCACATGGCGTTCTTCTCCGGGTTCTTGCCCAAGCTGCCGCAGCCCGAGCAGCCGCCGCGCCTCTGGGAGTGTCGCCCGCCTGCCTTCAAGACGGTCGCCAAGGAGACGTTCGTCTTCGAGGCGTCGAACCTCCTCAACGGCCTCGCGGAGCACGGCTACCGAAGCGTCTGCATGGGCGGCGTCACCTACTTCTCGCGCGAGACGCCGCTCGGCTCCGTCCTGCCCGACATGTTCGATGAGGACCACTGGCGGCCCGAGTTCTGCTCGCCCGAGATGGACTCCACGCGCCACCAGGTCGACCAGGCCCTACAGATCGCCGCGAAGTACGACGGCCGCCCGCTGTACCTCTTCGTCAACGTCTCGGCCACTCACGTACCTCACGGCCACTACCTCGGCGACAGCCGAGACACTCTCGCGTCCCAGCGTGCCGCGCTCGCCTACGCCGACGACCACCTCGGGCGCCTGATCTCCGCCCTTACGGCGAAGCAACGCTGGCTGATCATCATGTGCGCCGACCACGGCGACGCTTTCGGCGAAGACGGATTCCACGGCCGGGGCATCGCTCACCCGGTCGTTATGAACGTGCCGTTCGCGGCGATGGTGCGCTGA
- a CDS encoding sensor histidine kinase, with the protein MLRFVRPLTRSVTYTRWLHLFIGVIVWGMWLFVDTERPYVPVVLLGLLGLIPAVRLAEGLQARLLLSPHGYAESASGIAAESSATWADRWRTALWMEIRLALGLLTGYLTANLLGLSVDLAMAAGGGTGEGELIDVPGHHWWYALLAPLPIAALLAAVVGLGELITAIARRLLGPSAAERLAALEERTEQLLERNRIARELHDSIGHALTVAVVQAGAARTAGSTEFTDRALSAIEETGRAALEDLERVLLVLRESGRPASRRPTLTDADRLLESARASGAKVDAEVTGPVEQLPGPVSREGYRIVQEALTNVLRHAGPVTTRVRIAVADGRLELEVANPLPGPVTSTGRGSGLRGIRERAALLGGKADTGPYDGEWRVHVGLPLDGLR; encoded by the coding sequence ATGCTCCGCTTCGTGCGCCCGCTGACCCGCTCGGTGACCTACACCCGCTGGCTGCATCTGTTCATCGGCGTGATCGTCTGGGGCATGTGGCTGTTCGTCGACACCGAGCGGCCGTACGTACCGGTCGTGCTGCTGGGGCTGTTGGGGCTCATTCCGGCGGTGCGGCTGGCCGAGGGGCTGCAGGCACGGCTGCTGCTCTCCCCGCACGGATACGCGGAGTCGGCCTCGGGTATAGCCGCCGAGTCGTCCGCCACCTGGGCGGACCGGTGGCGGACAGCCCTGTGGATGGAGATCCGGCTGGCACTTGGCCTGCTCACCGGATACCTCACGGCGAACCTGCTCGGGCTGTCCGTGGATCTGGCCATGGCCGCGGGCGGCGGCACCGGCGAGGGCGAGCTGATCGACGTGCCGGGCCACCACTGGTGGTACGCGCTGCTCGCTCCGCTGCCGATCGCCGCTCTGCTGGCGGCCGTTGTGGGACTCGGGGAGCTGATCACAGCCATCGCGCGGCGGCTGCTCGGCCCGTCGGCGGCGGAGCGGCTCGCCGCCCTGGAGGAGCGCACCGAGCAGCTGCTGGAGCGGAACCGCATCGCCCGGGAGCTGCACGACTCGATCGGCCACGCTCTGACGGTGGCGGTGGTGCAGGCGGGCGCGGCCAGGACGGCAGGCAGTACGGAGTTCACCGACCGTGCGCTGAGTGCCATCGAGGAGACCGGCCGGGCGGCGCTGGAGGACCTGGAGCGCGTACTCCTGGTGCTGCGGGAGTCCGGCAGGCCCGCGAGCCGGCGTCCGACGCTCACCGACGCGGACCGGCTGCTGGAGTCCGCGCGGGCCTCCGGCGCCAAGGTCGACGCCGAGGTGACGGGTCCCGTGGAACAGCTCCCGGGCCCGGTCTCCCGGGAGGGCTACCGCATCGTGCAGGAGGCGCTGACGAACGTACTGCGGCACGCGGGCCCGGTCACGACGCGCGTACGGATCGCCGTCGCGGACGGCCGTCTTGAACTGGAGGTCGCCAACCCCCTTCCGGGACCGGTCACTTCGACCGGCCGCGGCAGCGGGCTGCGCGGCATCCGCGAACGGGCGGCGCTGCTCGGCGGCAAGGCCGACACCGGTCCGTACGACGGCGAATGGCGGGTCCACGTCGGACTTCCCCTGGACGGCCTACGCTGA
- a CDS encoding ABC transporter ATP-binding protein, which yields MTSIDVTELTKEYGTTRALDGLTFSVRPGRVTGFLGPNGAGKSTTMRLVLGLDRPTSGTATIGGRAYAAIGEPLRHVGALLDAQAALGSRTARDHLRILAAANRIGAPRVDAVLEQAGIASVAARRIRTFSLGMRQRLGIAAALLGDPEVLMLDEPSNGLDPEGIIWIRELMRRLAREGRAVLVSSHLMNETASFADHLVVLGRGRLLADTGMQDFIDARTTPRVRLRTTEGERLRTALRGKGFTPVEGADGRWTVEGAKVADIGPLAAHEGIPILELADEEATLEQAYLALTADETEFAAPRPAVGQEV from the coding sequence ATGACCAGCATCGACGTCACAGAACTCACCAAGGAGTACGGGACGACCCGCGCCTTGGACGGGCTGACCTTCAGCGTGCGGCCCGGCAGGGTCACCGGCTTCCTCGGGCCGAACGGCGCCGGCAAGTCCACCACCATGCGTCTGGTCCTCGGCCTGGACCGGCCCACCTCGGGCACCGCCACCATCGGCGGGCGGGCGTACGCCGCGATCGGCGAACCGCTGCGCCACGTCGGCGCGCTGCTCGACGCGCAGGCGGCCCTCGGCTCCCGTACCGCCCGCGACCATCTGCGTATCCTCGCCGCCGCCAACCGGATCGGGGCCCCTCGCGTGGACGCCGTGCTGGAGCAGGCCGGGATCGCAAGCGTCGCGGCCCGGAGGATCAGGACGTTCTCGCTCGGCATGCGCCAGCGCCTCGGGATCGCCGCGGCCCTGCTCGGCGACCCCGAGGTGCTGATGCTGGACGAGCCCTCCAACGGACTGGACCCGGAGGGCATCATCTGGATCCGTGAACTGATGCGCCGACTGGCCCGCGAGGGCAGGGCAGTCCTCGTCTCCAGCCATCTGATGAACGAGACAGCCTCCTTCGCCGACCATCTCGTCGTCCTCGGCAGGGGCAGGCTGCTCGCCGACACCGGCATGCAGGACTTCATCGACGCGCGGACCACACCGCGCGTGCGGCTGCGCACGACCGAGGGCGAGCGGCTGCGCACGGCCCTGAGGGGCAAGGGCTTCACGCCCGTCGAGGGGGCGGACGGCCGCTGGACCGTGGAAGGCGCGAAGGTGGCGGACATCGGGCCCCTCGCCGCACACGAAGGCATCCCGATCCTTGAACTCGCCGACGAGGAGGCCACGTTGGAACAGGCCTATCTCGCGCTCACCGCGGACGAGACCGAGTTCGCGGCACCCCGTCCGGCCGTGGGCCAGGAGGTATGA
- a CDS encoding ABC transporter permease, translated as MTVSLTSSSTSSFTSTSSFAPVVHSEWLKIRSVRSLGATLASVFLATVGFSLLLSATLSTEETAKPDFDPLLSSFFGIDFGQIAAICFGALAVAGEYKSGAIRISLAVVPRRGVLYAAKLAVIGGLALLVGLATSVTCFLAGQAFLGDRGVGIGDPGALRAVVGCGIYLALITLFSAGLAAVLRSGPAVMGILIPFLLMVSFVIGDVSQDDSVVEFLPDRAGRQALLQESTGVLGPWTGLGVLGIWVAAALWAGWQSLHRRDA; from the coding sequence ATGACCGTGTCCCTCACGTCGTCCAGCACGTCGTCGTTCACGTCCACGTCGTCGTTCGCGCCCGTTGTCCACTCCGAGTGGCTCAAGATCCGCTCCGTACGCTCGCTCGGTGCGACGCTCGCGTCCGTCTTCCTCGCCACCGTCGGCTTCTCACTGCTGCTGAGTGCCACGCTCAGCACCGAGGAGACGGCGAAGCCCGACTTCGACCCGCTCCTCTCCTCCTTCTTCGGCATCGACTTCGGCCAGATCGCGGCCATCTGCTTCGGTGCCCTGGCCGTCGCGGGGGAGTACAAGAGCGGCGCCATCCGCATCTCGCTGGCCGTCGTCCCGCGCAGAGGTGTCCTCTACGCGGCCAAGCTCGCCGTCATCGGCGGCCTGGCGCTCCTCGTGGGCCTGGCCACGAGCGTCACCTGCTTCCTCGCGGGACAGGCCTTCCTCGGCGACCGCGGCGTCGGTATCGGGGACCCGGGCGCCCTGCGCGCAGTCGTCGGCTGCGGGATCTATCTGGCGCTGATCACCTTGTTCTCGGCGGGACTTGCGGCGGTGCTGCGCAGCGGACCCGCGGTCATGGGCATCCTCATCCCGTTCCTGCTCATGGTGTCGTTCGTGATCGGGGACGTATCGCAGGACGACAGCGTCGTCGAGTTCCTGCCCGACCGGGCGGGCCGGCAGGCACTGCTGCAGGAGTCGACCGGCGTCCTCGGGCCGTGGACCGGTCTCGGTGTCCTCGGGATCTGGGTCGCGGCGGCGCTGTGGGCGGGGTGGCAGTCGCTCCACCGACGGGACGCCTGA
- a CDS encoding response regulator transcription factor: MPITVLLVDDEPLVRAGLRAVLEAQPDIEVTGEAADGAAVIPLVRQLRPDVVAMDVRMPLLDGIEATRAVLRTVDDPPKILVITTFENDEYVYEALRAGADGFLLKRARPAEIVHAVRLVAEGDSLLFPAAVRSLAAEYGSRAARAAMERAALTEREAAVLRLMARGLSNAEIATQLVVGTETVKTHVSAVLSKLGARDRTQAVIAAYESGFVAPA; the protein is encoded by the coding sequence GTGCCGATCACTGTTCTGCTTGTCGACGACGAACCGCTCGTACGGGCGGGGCTGCGCGCCGTGCTCGAGGCCCAGCCGGACATCGAGGTCACCGGCGAGGCGGCGGACGGCGCCGCCGTGATCCCCCTGGTGCGGCAACTGCGCCCCGATGTGGTGGCGATGGACGTCCGGATGCCGCTCCTCGACGGCATCGAGGCCACCCGCGCGGTGCTGCGTACCGTCGACGACCCGCCCAAGATCCTGGTCATCACGACCTTCGAGAACGACGAATACGTCTACGAGGCCCTGCGCGCCGGCGCCGACGGCTTCCTGCTCAAGCGGGCCCGCCCCGCGGAGATCGTGCACGCGGTGCGCCTGGTCGCGGAGGGCGACTCCCTGCTCTTCCCGGCGGCGGTGCGTTCCCTGGCCGCGGAGTACGGCAGCCGGGCCGCCCGCGCGGCGATGGAACGCGCGGCACTGACCGAGCGCGAGGCGGCGGTGCTGCGGCTGATGGCACGCGGACTGTCGAACGCGGAGATCGCCACGCAGCTCGTGGTGGGCACCGAGACGGTCAAGACCCATGTGAGCGCGGTCCTGTCCAAACTGGGCGCGCGGGACCGCACACAGGCGGTGATCGCGGCGTACGAGTCGGGGTTCGTGGCACCCGCCTGA
- a CDS encoding NUDIX hydrolase: MSDDIQGRGPVRDASVVVALNADGMVALLSSDFSRHGGEYLFLPGGRREDGETPEECARRELREEAGITAESWGSLGSYAMTLDSTARVHLFVAHQLTCGPQELTPTEEGFKLAWWPVSDAITAAFNGRFLLPAGPLALLLADRLAEAR, encoded by the coding sequence ATGAGCGACGACATCCAAGGCCGCGGGCCGGTACGCGACGCTTCCGTTGTGGTCGCCCTCAACGCTGATGGCATGGTGGCCCTCCTGAGCTCCGACTTCTCCCGCCACGGCGGCGAGTACCTGTTCTTGCCGGGCGGGCGGAGGGAAGACGGTGAGACCCCGGAGGAATGTGCACGCCGAGAGCTGCGTGAAGAGGCCGGCATCACCGCCGAGTCGTGGGGGTCGCTCGGCTCGTACGCCATGACCCTCGACTCGACGGCGCGTGTCCACCTCTTCGTAGCTCACCAATTGACGTGCGGCCCGCAGGAGCTCACTCCCACCGAGGAGGGCTTCAAGCTCGCCTGGTGGCCTGTGAGCGACGCGATCACGGCGGCGTTCAATGGGCGCTTCCTCCTCCCCGCCGGGCCGTTGGCACTGCTCCTCGCCGACCGGTTGGCGGAGGCTCGCTGA
- a CDS encoding esterase-like activity of phytase family protein — protein MRLRTVLASVTAGLAVATCVAATGPANSQPRTSSCSPSVVIDGYSDALDKTEFQGTFVGNFSALALDGRGRIAALSDRSELFTLDARTYAPRTVAHLADEQGAQLDSEGLVVERDGSRLISSETEPSVRRYGQDGTLLGSLPVPQALRVAPAGRAGRNQTFEGLTLQPGGRTLVAAMEGPLAGDDAGIRRLQTWWRSGPQRDFRPSAQYGYRTDTGLSISESTATGDGRLLVLERGFTAGVGNTVRLYLADLSDASDVSSVEYLKEQDGVRLVRRTLLADLVDCPSLDAPAKQPQPNPLLDNIEALAVTGHAPGGRLRLLLASDDNQNATQITRFYRLTVRLPRH, from the coding sequence ATGCGCCTGCGAACCGTACTCGCCTCCGTCACCGCCGGTCTGGCGGTGGCCACCTGCGTGGCCGCCACCGGGCCCGCCAACTCCCAGCCCCGGACGAGCAGTTGCTCGCCGAGCGTGGTCATCGACGGCTACTCCGACGCGCTCGACAAGACCGAGTTCCAGGGCACCTTCGTCGGCAACTTCTCCGCCCTCGCCCTCGACGGCCGCGGCCGGATCGCCGCGCTGTCCGACCGGTCGGAGCTGTTCACGCTGGACGCGCGGACCTACGCGCCGCGCACCGTCGCACATCTCGCCGACGAGCAGGGCGCGCAGCTCGACTCCGAGGGACTCGTCGTCGAGCGGGACGGCAGCCGGCTGATCAGCTCCGAGACCGAGCCCTCCGTACGCCGTTACGGCCAAGACGGCACCCTGCTCGGCAGCCTCCCCGTGCCCCAGGCCCTGCGGGTCGCCCCGGCCGGACGCGCCGGCCGGAACCAGACCTTCGAGGGGCTGACCCTCCAGCCCGGCGGCCGTACCCTCGTCGCCGCCATGGAGGGCCCGCTCGCCGGTGACGATGCCGGGATCAGGCGGCTGCAGACCTGGTGGCGGTCCGGCCCGCAGCGCGACTTCAGGCCCTCGGCGCAGTACGGCTACCGCACCGACACCGGCCTCAGCATCAGCGAGTCCACGGCCACCGGGGACGGCCGGCTGCTCGTTCTCGAGCGCGGCTTCACGGCGGGCGTCGGCAACACAGTGCGCCTCTATCTCGCCGACCTGAGCGACGCCTCGGACGTCAGCTCCGTCGAGTACCTCAAGGAGCAGGACGGCGTCCGGCTGGTACGCAGGACCCTGCTCGCGGACCTCGTCGACTGCCCCTCCCTCGACGCCCCCGCCAAGCAGCCCCAGCCCAATCCGCTGCTCGACAACATCGAGGCCCTGGCCGTGACCGGGCACGCCCCGGGCGGGCGGCTCCGCCTCCTGCTCGCCAGCGACGACAACCAGAACGCCACCCAGATCACCCGCTTCTACCGGCTGACCGTGCGGCTGCCGCGCCACTGA